The sequence GGGAGGCTCCAGGGCTTGTGATGAGGACACTGGCTGGGTTAGCTAAAGGGATCCTGGCTCGTGGTCCTGAGGTAATCCTGTATGCTTCTAGCAAGAGATTCCCTCTGTGGGAAGGCTGCCTGCTTCACACATGAAACCAGGTACAAGGGGAAGGGCCTGAAAAAGAAGGGTGTTGCAGCAACAAGGTCTGTGGTATTCCCCTGTTCCTACTACTAAGTTCACCCCTCCTGAAGAAGACAAGGGGGGAGCTCCCCTGACACATtcaagctgcagctgaaggcCAGCAGGCACGCTGAGATAAACCGCCCCCAGTTTAAAGCACAGGGTGCACTGCTGGAGCTCTCATCTGCAGCTGTTTGACATCCCGAATGCCCCACAACAcaccttccctgcccttcctgctgcccATCTTCCCCCGTGGGCCTCTCCAAGTGCTTCTGCCAGtgagcagcagcctcctgctttCGGTTCAGCTTCCACAGGGCTTGCACCAGAtaagaggcagcagctgggtcACCTGCAAGACACGTCCGAGGAGGAGAGGTGGTGTAATGGGGGAGGACTTTCCCAGCTGCATCACAGGCTCCAATCAGCCCCCGGGCTGGCAGCCAGGACAGAAGCCAAGGCAGATGATGTCAGCCCTGCAGTACAGCCTGCCACTCCTCTGCTTGGGCTGGGGTTTTCTCTGcaagcagggctgcagccccagtgCGAGGCTCTGGGAGGGAACCTCGgtcagggctgggagcagcacacGCGGCAGACCCCGCTAAAGCTCACATCCCTACGGTTTTTCAGCACCGCTGGAGCACTGAGCAGAAGGGGCTGGTCCGGGTGCCCATGGGTCACCCCTGCATGCAGCACATGCTTGTGCCTCCCCAAAAAAAGCCTCTCACCTGGCGAGACCTGCAAGCCGTACTGGAAATCCAGCAAGGCCTCCTTGTGCTTCCCCAGCTCCAGGAACTGCGTACCTCGCCCAATGAGGGAAAGCAACCTGATCTTCTGGAGAACCTCCACTTCTGCCAGGAGATTCCCTGTCACGGAAAGAAGAATGCATGCACCTGCAGACAGCACCCTCCAAACACTGCCCCCACATCCCAGGGTAGTGGTAAAACAGGCCACACGTCTACTTGGGCTGTTTGTCTGCCAGCTCCAAGAATATCccatggcagagctcagcttcaggctgccaggctgggagaggcaaggaggcagcagagggaacGAGCAAAAAACACTGAGAGCTCAGTACGTTACATGCCTACAGCTCAACAGCAACCTCGGCAGGCAGCAGCCGGGCCTTTGGCTGCTTATTTGCAAAATCTGGTGCAAATCTGTCCCCTGGAATCCCATATTGAGAAGCTTTCCAGGTGACAACCACTTAATGTCACCTAAcaaggaaggaggcagagctgagggcAAACCCTAACCCGTCCCTTCAGAGGCCCAGCGTGGCACGGAGCTCACCACACCGGGCCAAGTGTCTCCTGCCAGAGGTGGCAGTGGGACCACAGCCCCGCTCCTTTACCCACCACTGCCGAGCACACAGCTGCGGGCAGCCTCACCTGTCAGTTCGGCGCCAGGCCCACAAAGGGGGAACCGCAAGAGCTCACTGAGGCACCTGCAGGTGGGAGGACAGATGAACTTCAGTGCCATGCCCCGGCTGGGAATTCAGCTGCAAGCTGTCACATCAGCCCCCGCACCGATCTGCGCTCTGCCCACACCAGCcattgctgcctgctgggttcCAGGGGGACTTCATCACCTGCTGAACTGCGTTATGGCCTCCTTGTTCTCGCCCAGCTTGACCCACGCCCAGCCCTGGTGCAGGTAGGCAGCTGCTCTCCATGTGAGGCAGTGCAGACTCTCCCTCTTCTGGGACAGGAGTCGCCCGGCCAGCCCTGTGCCTGGTGAGGGGCTCtctggctgctccagcccctcctCAACTAGTAACAACGCCCGTGGGATCAGGTCAGTTGTCCTGCTGATAACCTCCTCGCACAACGTTATGGCATCCCGGTGCCTCCCGTCCTGCTCCAAGGCGGATGCTGCTTCCAGGAACGCCTCAGGGAtcctgggcagagctgagccacCATCCAGGGGAACCTGGGGAGAAGAGATGGCAGTGCTcagacagagctgcagagcatcCTACCAAGCAGAAAGACCCTGCGCTTACTGGGaacccagagctgctgcccagcaaaGCTCAGACCCACTCCCACAGATATTGGAGCCTGTGGGGGAGGCAGAAGCTGTGAAGCAGCAACATCCAAGAAGGCAAATCCCTGCTCCTAAAGGGAAGGCCATCCAAAACCAGGCCAACAGCTGCTCCCCACAGTTTAAAGGGAAGCTGTTTCTCCAGACAGCAGTGGCAAGTGGTCACTGGTGTGAATCCAAAGGCAGACATGCCACAGGTGCACACCCCCTGCTCATCTCCTTCACATCTCAAACTAGACACTGAAGCCTGGAGTCCGAGTACGAAGTCCAGGCCCAGGCCTTAGGATGGGGATCTGAACCTCGTGTACCAAGTTCCCAAGGGAACTCTTCACCGAGATACCTGCCTGttgctgcagcccctcctgAAGCACGGCCAGAAAATCCACGTAATGTTCCACCGCTTCAGCCACCCTGCAACAGGGACAGGACACATGGTGGAAGGAGCAAGGTGAGCCCAAGAAGTGCCAACGGCCAGGCTGAACCTGAATCACCAGCCTGCAGGTGCTCCCCGCACTGTACTCGCTCTGGCTACAAGCCCCACGACTTCAGCAGACCTATAACAGCAGCACTGAACTGGGCCATTTCCAGAAGCACGGAGAAAGACCGCAGATCCCAAACAAGCAGCGTGTTGCAAGCAGTCCAGAGGCAGCTGTTACCTCCCCTCCTGAAGACACCGCTGTGCCAGCAGGTACTTCACTTCAGAGGGCTGGCGACGGCGAAGGAGAGAAGCGAGGACTGGTGTGTGGACAAGCAGCTCTGTTCGGATTAGAAAATATGGACTAGAGGAAGCAGCTGATGGAGGGTATTTTTCCAAAGCCTGtgaaacaggaacagaaaatatGGTTAGCACAACCCCACTCAAGTCCTAAGCAGCTGCAATCACTTGTTTTTTGGCATCTGCAGATGCACCCAGACAAGCAGAAGGGCCCCATAAGCACAACCACACTGCTCTTACTCACTACAGCACAGCTATTTCCAGtaaaaaggaagagcaaatcAGAATCACAAAGACACAGCATCAGGAGATGTGCAAGACCACCCAGAGGATGCTGCGCCTCAGATTTTGGGCTAAAGGTGCTCTGAGCTGCCTGGAACAGCACCTCCCATCACAGCCACAGACCTGGTTAGACCAGGTTTTGGGCCATCGGTAATGAGAGCTCgctctctgcagctgtgttCGTCTGTTACGCATTTCAAATGTCTGAAGAGCCAACTCAGTGTTTCCTGCTGTGACCTGCTCCTCCCAGACAGACCAAGGCTGCTAGGGCTAATGAACACTCCCTCACAGTCACAATCTGCCTTGTGAAGGCCTCTTTACTAGCTCCTTTATTAAAAGACTGATACGCTCTGACACTAGAGCAcagcctcttctcccaagcCGCTGAGAACATGAACTGAGACTCAGAGGTCTTGCTACATCCCATAGCCAGGTGCCAAGCAGGGATTCCTGACCAAGTGGGCTCCTTCGGGCCCActgctgaaaaaacagcagagtaaACCAGCCCCCTAGAAGGCAGAAACCTACTTGAAgctctgcaggctctgctgggTGAAAAActagcctgcagcagcagaacgGGAAGCAGACAAACCTCATAGAGCAGACCCAGGGCCTGCAGCTCCGCATCCGtctcccccagctcctggtACACGGCTGCCACGTGGGACAGGGCAGGAAGGCACTGGAAATCCACCTGGAGGGCCCGCTTCAGGTGCTGAAGGGCTGTCTGAGGCTTGCCCTAGGTAGACGGGAAGAGATGCAAGTTTCAAGGACATCTTGTTGATACCTTCACCATTCCGCTCTGCTACTCCAGCGATCCCCCTAAGCGAGGGCAGCAGGCTCGTACAGGATATCCCAGCGactcccagcccctctgcacTGCCAGGCTGCCTCGCAGAACTCACCCCACTGCTACAAAGCAGCACACTCGTATCACTAGGCTGCAGCACTTtagcctccctccctccctggaACTGATTTTTGAGCTTCTCTCTTTACATCGATCCTTTATGCTCAGACAAAAACCCTGCCTGGGTTTCGCAGCTGCCCAAGGAGAATGGGGCCACGAGGGTAACTTCTGCTCCACACCTCGTCTTCTTGCAGCAGCCTAGGACCACACAGAGGCAGTGCAGACAGCCCGAGCCTCCCCgtgcagctctctgctgtttCCCCTCTCCTGTCAGCAGGGCAGAGGTTTGGCCATTACCATTTGCTGAGCGCAGCAGCCGAGGCAGGTGTAAATCTGAGCCAGGACCCTCTTGGAGCAGAATCCTCCTGCAGCCTtctggagaagggagagggcaGCAGGGTGGTTCCCGGCCTCCAGCTCCTGTAGCCCTAGGACAGACCGAcacctcagctctgcagctccccttcccacccagccTTGCCCCTGACCAAGCACGTGTAGATCCCCCTCACCTTTACCCCTTCTGCGGGGATCCCACAGCCCCCCACAAAGGGACCAGGCCCATGGCTCAGGCCACACTGCACCCCAGTGTGccctttccctcctgctgccacagggATCTTTTGtttgacagaaaaacaacacacactGTGGAAGCATCCAGTAGAAATAATAGCAGTTTCCAAGCCCAGATACCAAGATGCCTGCCTATGACACCTTCAGATCTGTCACCTCCCTGCTGGAAGCACCACTACCTCCCTAGAGACTTTTGAGAGCTCTGTGGGCAGCATCTCCTGCTCTCCCTACGTGCACGAAGGCCCTGTGTCAGATCGAACACAGCAAGGCAGCGCTGGCGGCCCTGCAGCTGTTGGCAGGACAGCGAGTGAGCAAAAAGCTCCGCCAGGACAGAACACAGCGGTCAGATGAGATCAATCACTTGCTGCAATACCAGGCTACAAGGCTGCACAGCAGCTTTGCGTGGCTCCCACAGCACTGTAATCCAGCAGGAACAATGTGTTTGCGAACAGGCAGGCAccagaagacagacaaaaaaggACAATCCTCAGAAGCCTTCTGCCAGGCTTCCACTTTCTACAAGATCACTGCAGGGCCCGGATACCAACATAAAGCCACAGACGTGCAGAGAACACCCAGTGACAGCACAGAGGCTtagctggaagaaaaagcagagaagctcTTCGGACACCAAATGGCAAAACTGAGACCCAAAGGCTCAGCCCAGGCCCTTTTCCTACAGAAGAGCCCTGAAACGCCCAAGGGCTGGTTTGCTTGGGAAGAGCAACGGGGACaacagcagggagaaggggcCCTGGGACAAGAGACCAGGGGAAGGAGTGGCAGGGACGGGAATGTCCCCACAAACCTTGCAGgaaggctgctgcagtgcaCAGGGTCTCCTTCAAGTTCTCAGCGCTCTGTACAAGGGACGTGGAGGCCCCCTCGGCCGGCACTCTCCATGCCTTGAGGAGAGCAAGGAGCTCGTTCTCCCCTCTGCCGCAGGGAGCTCTCCCTGACTCCTGTGagcacacagagagagagagcagggaaCGCTGAGAGGGAGTGGGAGATAACGATCCCAGGGCACAGGGGAACAGAACTCCCACCAAACCCTTCACAGCGCTCTCTGTGCTGGGGAGCAAGGTCCTACCACCTCCTCGGTGTGACTCCTGACCCCAGTCAGCACCCCACCACCTCAGAGCGAGGTGCAGCTTGAGGGAGGCCCAGCAAGGCAGATCTGGGTGCCGCCTGAGGGCATTTGAAAAGACAGGGACCCCTCACATAACCTGCCCCCCCTAATCAGCAGAAAAGGTTCCTCTCTGTCCCACCATCCACAGTTTTGCTCCCTGCAGAGGCTGCACGtccacctgcagcccccttccagcctgccccagccaccCAGCTCGGCACCCCAAGGCCTAGGGCCGCAGCACGTGGGAGCTATTCCAGGACCCATGAATGCAGTGGGGCTGTGTGGATGGCAGGCAGAGGATTACTCACGCTGACCGGGAAGCACTCAGATCTCCAAACGCTATGGAAACATTTTGCAGAGTGGGATTTATGACAAACACAATATTTATGTCAGCTCCGCATTCTTGAGCAAACTGACAGGTATTTATTTGGGTCTGCACAGATATAGGTAGGGCACACACTGTGATTAGGTGGAAACTCACAGTGACAGCAAGAAGGCTAAATACGAGCgcttctcatccaccaggcTAAacggggctgctggcagcaggaaacAGGTCAGGCACCATCCCTCtgagaggcagggagctggctcATGCTCACCCACAGGTGCAAAGCACCAGCAGGATAATGGGGGGCAGCCAGCTTAAGGATCCCCCGAGGCTAAGAGAAGATGACTAATGCACGCTCCAGAGGTGTAGGGGTGATACACTGGAGCAGCACCCACACATGCACAGTTACCTCAGCGCTGCTCAGGAGCTGGAAGAGGCCGGTGACACTTTGCAGGCGGCTGGTGGCCAGCCAccatgctgcctgcagggccccCAGTCGGTGCAAGGGGGCCCGCAGTTCCTCATCAGTTacctcctgcagcaccttctgccacagctcctctgtgctGAGGTCCTGCCCGGAGCTTCCACAAGCCTCCAGAactggaagagagagaagccaaaaatcaaaagcaagctaaacacagaaaaacaagaaacaaaacagccatAAGGCAACAGGTCAGCGCTGTGTAACAGACGTCGTCCCAAGAGGGACAAGAAAGGAC comes from Cygnus atratus isolate AKBS03 ecotype Queensland, Australia chromosome Z, CAtr_DNAZoo_HiC_assembly, whole genome shotgun sequence and encodes:
- the FANCG gene encoding Fanconi anemia group G protein; translated protein: MKRRRGAAPEPGCLRAWAAESEALAGRWRAARCAGPRGAEAAARQQRGAFGELLLRMRGLPAALPTLPLELTVLYNSLLFVMGTSDRVVEGEAEGIRQGLLRVLEACGSSGQDLSTEELWQKVLQEVTDEELRAPLHRLGALQAAWWLATSRLQSVTGLFQLLSSAEESGRAPCGRGENELLALLKAWRVPAEGASTSLVQSAENLKETLCTAAAFLQGLQELEAGNHPAALSLLQKAAGGFCSKRVLAQIYTCLGCCAQQMGKPQTALQHLKRALQVDFQCLPALSHVAAVYQELGETDAELQALGLLYEALEKYPPSAASSSPYFLIRTELLVHTPVLASLLRRRQPSEVKYLLAQRCLQEGRVAEAVEHYVDFLAVLQEGLQQQVPLDGGSALPRIPEAFLEAASALEQDGRHRDAITLCEEVISRTTDLIPRALLLVEEGLEQPESPSPGTGLAGRLLSQKRESLHCLTWRAAAYLHQGWAWVKLGENKEAITQFSRCLSELLRFPLCGPGAELTGNLLAEVEVLQKIRLLSLIGRGTQFLELGKHKEALLDFQYGLQVSPGDPAAASYLVQALWKLNRKQEAAAHWQKHLERPTGEDGQQEGQGRPFPLYLVSCVKQAAFPQRESLARSIQDYLRTTSQDPFS